CGTAAATGGCACGGTGATGTACACACCCGCCGCTTTTGCCGCCTGCTCAACGCCAACAACACCCGCCAGCACGATGATATCGGCCAGTGACGCTTTGTTGGTCGTGCGTTGAATCGCTTCTAAAGTCGGTAACGCACGCACCGCTGCGGCGTTCACGTCCCAGTCGCGCTGCGGAGCCAGCGCCAGACGCGCGCCGTTGGCACCGCCACGTTTGTCACCGCCGCGGAAGGTGGAAGCAGACGCCCAGGCAACCGACACCAGCTCGCTAACAGACAGCCCGGAAGCCACAATTTCCGCTTTCAGACTCGCAATATCTTCTTGTGACGGATTGAACACCGCTTGCGGCAGCGGGTCCTGCCAGATCAGATCTTCTTTCGGCACTTCAGGACCGATGTAACGTGCTTTTGGCCCCATATCTCGGTGCGTCAGTTTGTACCAGGCACGCGCGAATGCTTCGTTAAACGCCTGCGGATCGTTCAGGAAGCGACGAGAAATTTTCTCGAACTCTGGGTCGAAACGCAGCGTCAGGTCGGTCACCAGCATGGTAGGTTTGCGTTTTTTCGACGGGTCGAACGGATCGGGAATAATTTCCGGCGCGTCAACGGCTTCGAACTGGATCGCGCCAGCCGGGCTGCGGGTCTGTACCCACTCGTATTTGAACAGGTTTTCGAAGAAGTAATTACTCCACTGGGTTGGCGTCTGTGACCAGACGACTTCCAGACCGGAGGTGATCGCATCTGCGCCCACGCCCGTTCCGTGTGTGCTGGTCCAGCCTAAGCCCTGGGATTCAATCAAAGAGCCTTCCGGATCGACACCCACATGCGTGGCCGCCGCTGCGCCGTGCGTTTTGCCGAGCGTATGCCCGCCCGCAATCAGTGCGACGGTCTCTTCATCGTTCATGCCCATGTTGCCGAACGTTGCGCGAATCGCTGCGGCTGCCGACAGCGGCTCACCGCTGGCGTTTGGCCCTTCAGGATTGACGTAAATCAGCCCCATTTCAGTGGCCGCTAACGGACGTTTTGCCAGTGATTCAGGATCGCGATGGGTCAGCCAGGCTTTTTCATCGCCCCAGTTAACGTCCATATCTGGCTCCCAGACATCTTCGCGCCCGGCACCAAAGCCAAACGTACGGAAGCCTGAATTCTCCAGCGCCACGTTCCCCGCCAGGATATACAGATCGGCCCAGGAAATTTTCTGCCCGTATTTTTGTTTAATAGGCCACAGCAGACGGCGTGCTTTATCAAGACTCACGTTATCCGGCCATGCATTCAGAGGGGCAAAGCGCTGCTGACCGCGACCGGCACCGCCACGACCATCCACGGAACGGTATGTCCCTGCGCCGTGCCATGCCATACGTATAAACAGGCCCACGTAGCTGCCCCAGTCGGCAGGCCACCAGGATTGAGAATCGGTCAGAAGAGCTTTGATATCGCCTTTGAGAGCGGAATAGTCGAGTTTGCTGAATTCTTTGCGGTAGTCGAAGTCTTCACCCAAGGGGTTCGAACGGTTGGAATGTTGGTTTAAGAGTTCAACGCGTAGCTGCTTGGGCCACCAGTCGCGACTGCCTGTCCCCTCGCCTGCGCTCTGATCAGACCCTCCATGGTGAAAAGGACACTTGCCGCTGGATAACGAATTATTGGTCTCTTCTGACATGCTCATCTCTCTGCTCCCTCTATAGTGTTCTTTTTAAGATATACACGCTTGCTGATAAGGTATAGTTGAGATAACCCACAGATTCGATAGTTAAATCCTTTTAATTAACCTCGGATATTGCATGGCTTTTGCATAATGCCGCGCGGAAGCGGGCGGTATCGGGGGGAGGCGGAAATGAAAAACCCTCCGAAGAGGGTCTTGGTATTACAGTCCAGGGCGAACGCCGAGAGTGTGGCAGATGGCGTAACTCATCTCGGCGCGGTTAAGCGTGTAGAAATGGAAATCCTTCACCCCTTCACGACTCAAAATTTTCACCATGTCCATCGCGATATTAGCCCCCACCAGCTTGCGGGTTTCAGCGTCGTCATCCAGCCCTTCGTACATTTTCTGCATCCACAGCGGGATACGCACGTTGGTCATGTCCGCAAACTTCTTCGCCTGCTTGAAGTTCGAGACCGGCAGGATGCCCGGGATAATTTCCAGGTCGATTCCAGCGTTAACGCAGCGGTCACGAAAACGCAGATAGCTTTCGACGTCGAAGAAAAACTGGGTAATCGCGCGGTTGGCACCGGCATCGACTTTACGTTTCAGGTTGAGCAGATCGGCCTGGGCACTTTTCGCTTCCGGATGCACTTCCGGATAAGCGGCGACGGAGATATCAAAATCGCCCACGTCCTTGAGCAACGTGACCAGATCGGTGGCGTACATTTCCGGCTTACCGCTGCCCGGCGGCAGGTCACCGCGCAGGGCGACAATGTGGCGAATCCCGTTATTCCAGTAATCCTGGGCGATAGCGCGCAGTTCGTCACGGGTCGCATCCACGCAGGTCAAATGCGGCGCAGCTTCAAGTCCCGTGCGGTCCTTAATGCCTTTAATAATGCTGTGCGTACGGTCGCGCTCGCCTGAGTTTGCCCCGTAGGTGACGGAGACAAATTTCGGCTTCAGGCTGCTCAGGCGATCGATAGAGCTCCATAGGGTTTGCTCCATTTCACTGGTGCGCGGCGGAAAGAATTCAAAAGAGACGTTAATCTGGCCCTGCACTTCAGCCAGGCTCTGATTCAGGGCTTCCCGCTGGTTGGCGTGAAAAAAGCTCATACCTTACCTCATCAATCGCGTGATAATTATTGCTAGTTATAAACATCTATCCATTTAGACGTCTGGATGTAAAAATGACGGAAAACGCGAATGCCGTCAACTGAAATAATCAGTCATGACGGTGAGGAATGTTCAGGCAAGATGAAAGAAGTTCATGATGGTGGGGAAAGTGCGGTCTGATGCCCTCACCCCAGCCCTCTCCCACAGGGAGAGGGAGAAAAGAATCCCTTCACTACGTTGTGAAAAGGGAGACGATAATCCCTTCGCCACGTTGTGAAGAGAGAGAAAAAGTCTCTTCGCCACGCTGTGAAGGGAGAGAAAACACTCCCTCTTATCTGCGAGGATTGAGGGAAGACCGCCCCGAGCGATTCCCTCTCCCGTGGGAGAGGGTTAGGGTGAGGGCATCAGACGATACAGAGCAAAAACTACAGCAGTTGCGCCAGACGGTTAATATCCGACTGAATGGCACCTGCAGTCACATCACGCCCCGCGCCTGGCCCACGAATCACCAGCGGGTTATCGCGATACCAGCGGCTTTCGATGGCAAAGACGTTATCGCACGGCAGCAGCGCCGCCAGCGGATGCTCAGGACGCACCGCTTCCACACCCACGCGCGCTTTACCGTTGGCATCGAAACGCGCCACGTAGCGCAGCACCAGTCCCATTTCTTGCGCGGCTTCCAGGCGTTGCACCATCTGGTCGTTCAGCTCATCACCGTTCTCAAAGAAATGATCGACGGAACCCTCTTCGCAGCCCGCAGGAACTAACGATTCCACACGCACCTGGCCTGGCTCGATATCGTAACCCGCCTCACGCGCCAGAATCACCAGCTTGCGCATCACGTCTTTCCCGGCCAAATCCACACGCGGATCGGGTTCGGTCAACCCCTGCTGCCACGCCTGATCGACCAGGTCGGTGAACGGCACCGTG
This sequence is a window from Enterobacter sp. 638. Protein-coding genes within it:
- the katG gene encoding catalase/peroxidase HPI; the encoded protein is MSMSEETNNSLSSGKCPFHHGGSDQSAGEGTGSRDWWPKQLRVELLNQHSNRSNPLGEDFDYRKEFSKLDYSALKGDIKALLTDSQSWWPADWGSYVGLFIRMAWHGAGTYRSVDGRGGAGRGQQRFAPLNAWPDNVSLDKARRLLWPIKQKYGQKISWADLYILAGNVALENSGFRTFGFGAGREDVWEPDMDVNWGDEKAWLTHRDPESLAKRPLAATEMGLIYVNPEGPNASGEPLSAAAAIRATFGNMGMNDEETVALIAGGHTLGKTHGAAAATHVGVDPEGSLIESQGLGWTSTHGTGVGADAITSGLEVVWSQTPTQWSNYFFENLFKYEWVQTRSPAGAIQFEAVDAPEIIPDPFDPSKKRKPTMLVTDLTLRFDPEFEKISRRFLNDPQAFNEAFARAWYKLTHRDMGPKARYIGPEVPKEDLIWQDPLPQAVFNPSQEDIASLKAEIVASGLSVSELVSVAWASASTFRGGDKRGGANGARLALAPQRDWDVNAAAVRALPTLEAIQRTTNKASLADIIVLAGVVGVEQAAKAAGVYITVPFTPGRVDARQDQTDIEMFNLLEPIADGFRNYRAQVDVSTTESLLIDKAQQLTLTAPELTALVGGMRVLGANFDGSQNGVFTDRVGVLTTDFFVNLLDMGTQWKATDESNELFAGSDRASGEVKYTATRADLVFGSNAVLRALAEVYASQDASEKFVKDFVAAWTKVMNLDRFDVK
- the metF gene encoding methylenetetrahydrofolate reductase, with translation MSFFHANQREALNQSLAEVQGQINVSFEFFPPRTSEMEQTLWSSIDRLSSLKPKFVSVTYGANSGERDRTHSIIKGIKDRTGLEAAPHLTCVDATRDELRAIAQDYWNNGIRHIVALRGDLPPGSGKPEMYATDLVTLLKDVGDFDISVAAYPEVHPEAKSAQADLLNLKRKVDAGANRAITQFFFDVESYLRFRDRCVNAGIDLEIIPGILPVSNFKQAKKFADMTNVRIPLWMQKMYEGLDDDAETRKLVGANIAMDMVKILSREGVKDFHFYTLNRAEMSYAICHTLGVRPGL